A genomic region of Dermacentor andersoni chromosome 9, qqDerAnde1_hic_scaffold, whole genome shotgun sequence contains the following coding sequences:
- the LOC126528263 gene encoding ninjurin-2-like → MEKTEAGLTSHSHDGIAIEQGSEEMSPDAANRYATKKTVAQGCYDVALLTMNAAQLKRALEQGHHHPFYALVVVLASVSIALQVVVGILLIVLGCLDLGKPRQRGPAIVLNNVATAFVMSVTIVNVLAASFDLSHSDYESRTPTAFAGTELNNELTTQGL, encoded by the exons ATGGAGAAAACTGAGGCTGGGCTCACC TCGCACTCGCACGACGGGATCGCGATCGAGCAGGGCAGCGAGGAGATGTCGCCCGACGCCGCCAACAGGTACGCCACCAAGAAGACGGTGGCCCAGGGTTGCTACGACGTCGCCCTGCTCACCATGAACGCGGCGCAGCTGAAGCGCGCACTGGAGCAGGGGCACCACCACCCGTTCTACGCGCTCGTCGTTGTGCTGGCCAGCGTCTCCATTGCACTGCAG GTTGTCGTTGGTATCCTGCTGATCGTGCTCGGATGCCTGGACCTAGGCAAACCGCGCCAACGGGGCCCTGCCATAGTgctcaacaacgtggcgacggcgTTCGTCATGTCGGTGACGATCGTGAACGTCCTCGCCGCATCGTTCGACCTGAGCCACAGCGACTACGAATCTCGGACACCGACGGCTTTTGCCGGAACCGAGTTGAACAACGAGCTCACAACGCAGGGCCTTTGA
- the LOC126528262 gene encoding uncharacterized protein, with translation MESYASTTFFACALALHALLAVAQGPPEPGVCNADHVFICYREYSSVLFRQELLPNADGSYNETSYISACSFFTPESTCQLSIAHCPKSFRDQFARSEEGYKATRDIVCKAESLQALVRISVCLNNDRMHKCVGNAKQPEPGTNPREYWCKFSQGSLNCVDEGVKECKHSYEQEKPLFKKYFAAVSNMFLCDAIAGGSAAVAAPHALVFGALGLMLTGWVTAKS, from the exons ATGGAATCGTACGCATCGACGACGTTCTTCGCGTGCGCCCTTGCGCTGCATGCCCTGCTGGCTGTCGCTCAAG GTCCACCAGAGCCTGGAGTGTGCAATGCTGATCACGTGTTCATTTGCTACCGGGAGTACAGCTCGGTACTGTTTCGACAAGAGCTGCTCCCAAACGCGGATGGGAGCTACAACGAGACTTCTTACATTTCTGCCTGCAG CTTCTTCACGCCAGAGTCAACTTGTCAGCTCAGCATCGCCCATTGCCCCAAAAGCTTCAGGGACCAGTTCGCGCGGTCTGAAGAGGGTTACAAGGCCACCAGAGACATCGTTTGCAAAGCAGAATCTCTCCAAG CTCTGGTGAGGATCTCGGTCTGCTTGAACAACGACCGCATGCACAAATGCGTGGGCAACGCGAAACAGCCGGAACCTGGAACGAACCCTCGGGAATACTGGTGCAA GTTCTCCCAGGGTTCTCTCAACTGCGTCGACGAGGGCGTCAAGGAGTGCAAGCACTCGTACGAACAGGAGAAACCGCTCTTCAAGAAATACTTCGCGGCGGTGTCCAACATGTTTCTCTGCGACGCCATCGCCGGCGGAAGTGCAGCTGTCGCAGCTCCCCACGCATTGGTCTTCGGCGCGCTAGGGCTCATGCTCACCGGATGGGTGACAGCGAAGTCATAA